In the genome of Pongo pygmaeus isolate AG05252 chromosome 9, NHGRI_mPonPyg2-v2.0_pri, whole genome shotgun sequence, one region contains:
- the LRRC4C gene encoding leucine-rich repeat-containing protein 4C, translating into MLNKMTLHPQQIMIGPRFNRALFDPLLVVLLALQLLVVAGLVRAQTCPSVCSCSNQFSKVICVRKNLREVPDGISTNTRLLNLHENQIQIIKVNSFKHLRHLEILQLSRNHIRTIEIGAFNGLANLNTLELFDNRLTTIPNGAFVYLSKLKELWLRNNPIESIPSYAFNRIPSLRRLDLGELKRLSYISEGAFEGLSNLRYLNLAMCNLREIPNLTPLIKLDELDLSGNHLSAIRPGSFQGLMHLQKLWMIQSQIQVIERNAFDNLQSLVEINLAHNNLTLLPHDLFTPLHHLERIHLHHNPWNCNCDILWLSWWIKDMAPSNTACCARCNTPPNLKGRYIGELDQNYFTCYAPVIVEPPADLNVTEGMAAELKCRASTSLTSVSWITPNGTVMTHGAYKVRIAVLSDGTLNFTNVTVQDTGMYTCMVSNSVGNTTASATLNVTAATTTPFSYFSTVTVETMEPSQDEARTTDNNVGPTPVVDWETTNVTTSLTPQSTRSTEKTFTIPVTDINSGIPGIDEVMKTTKIIIGCFVAITLMAAVMLVIFYKMRKQHHRQNHHAPTRTVEIINVDDEITGDTPMESHLPMPAIEHEHLNHYNSYKSPFNHTTTVNTINSIHSSVHEPLLIRMNSKDNVQETQI; encoded by the coding sequence ATGTTGAACAAGATGACCTTACATCCACAGCAGATAATGATAGGTCCTAGGTTTAACAGGGCCCTATTTGACCCCCTGCTTGTGGTGCTGCTGGCTCTTCAACTTCTTGTGGTGGCTGGTCTGGTGCGGGCTCAGACCTGCCCTTCTGTGTGCTCCTGCAGCAACCAGTTCAGCAAGGTGATTTGTGTTCGGAAAAACCTGCGTGAGGTTCCGGATGGCATCTCCACCAACACACGGCTGCTGAACCTCCATGAGAACCAAATCCAGATCATCAAAGTGAACAGCTTCAAGCACTTGAGGCACTTGGAAATCCTACAGTTGAGTAGGAACCATATCAGAACCATTGAAATTGGGGCTTTCAATGGTCTGGCGAACCTCAACACTCTGGAACTCTTTGACAATCGTCTTACTACCATCCCGAATGGAGCTTTTGTATACTTGTCTAAACTGAAGGAGCTCTGGTTGCGAAACAACCCCATTGAAAGCATTCCTTCTTATGCTTTTAACAGAATTCCTTCTTTGCGCCGACTAGACTTAGGGGAATTGAAAAGACTTTCATACATCTCAGAAGGTGCCTTTGAAGGTCTGTCCAACTTGAGGTATTTGAACCTTGCCATGTGCAACCTTCGGGAAATCCCTAACCTCACACCGCTCATAAAACTAGATGAGCTGGATCTTTCTGGGAATCATTTATCTGCCATCAGGCCTGGCTCTTTCCAGGGTTTGATGCACCTTCAAAAACTGTGGATGATACagtcccagattcaagtgattgaACGGAATGCCTTTGACAACCTTCAGTCACTAGTGGAGATCAACCTGGCACACAATAATCTAACATTACTGCCTCATGACCTCTTCACTCCCTTGCATCATCTAGAGCGGATACATTTACATCACAACCCTTGGAACTGTAACTGTGACATACTGTGGCTCAGCTGGTGGATAAAAGACATGGCCCCCTCCAACACAGCTTGTTGTGCCCGGTGTAACACTCCTCCCAATCTAAAGGGGAGGTACATTGGAGAGCTTGACCAGAATTACTTCACATGCTATGCTCCAGTGATTGTGGAGCCCCCTGCAGACCTCAATGTCACTGAAGGCATGGCAGCTGAGCTGAAATGTCGGGCCTCCACATCCCTGACATCTGTATCTTGGATTACTCCAAATGGAACAGTCATGACACATGGGGCGTACAAAGTGCGGATAGCTGTGCTCAGTGATGGTACGTTAAATTTCACAAATGTAACTGTGCAAGATACAGGCATGTACACATGTATGGTGAGTAATTCCGTTGGGAATACTACTGCTTCAGCCACCCTGAATGTTACTGCAGCAACCACTACTCCTTTCTCTTACTTTTCAACCGTCACAGTAGAGACTATGGAACCGTCTCAGGATGAGGCACGGACCACAGATAACAATGTGGGTCCCACTCCAGTGGTCGACTGGGAGACCACCAATGTGACCACCTCTCTCACGCCACAGAGCACAAGGTCGACAGAGAAAACCTTCACCATCCCAGTGACTGATATAAACAGTGGGATCCCAGGAATTGATGAGGTCATGAAGACTACCAAAATCATCATTGGGTGTTTTGTGGCCATCACACTCATGGCTGCAGTGATGCTGGTCATTTTCTACAAGATGAGGAAGCAGCACCATCGGCAAAACCATCACGCCCCAACAAGGACTGTTGAAATTATCAATGTGGATGATGAGATTACGGGAGACACACCCATGGAAAGCCACCTGCCCATGCCTGCTATCGAGCATGAGCACCTAAATCACTATAACTCATACAAATCTCCCTTCAACCACACAACAACAGTTAACACAATAAATTCAATACACAGTTCAGTGCATGAACCGTTATTGATCCGAATGAACTCTAAAGACAATGTACAAGAGACTCAAATCTAA